A genomic region of Mycolicibacterium poriferae contains the following coding sequences:
- a CDS encoding nitroreductase/quinone reductase family protein, giving the protein MAYLKPPWFTARVFNRVAMATGLSGTQTLTVTRRSGGPQRIPVVVPEVDGVRYLVSTRGESDWVKNVRAHPNVEVNGARYVANEVPVEHRGRILAAYRPLAGKVVEGYWRKLPDDADHPVFALTPTV; this is encoded by the coding sequence GTGGCCTACCTCAAGCCGCCGTGGTTCACGGCCCGGGTGTTCAACCGGGTCGCGATGGCGACGGGGTTGAGCGGCACCCAGACGTTGACGGTCACCCGCCGCAGCGGAGGTCCGCAGCGCATCCCCGTCGTCGTCCCCGAGGTCGACGGGGTCAGGTATCTGGTGTCCACGCGCGGCGAGTCGGACTGGGTGAAGAATGTCCGCGCCCACCCGAACGTCGAGGTCAACGGCGCCCGCTACGTCGCCAACGAGGTCCCGGTCGAACACCGCGGCCGCATCCTGGCCGCCTACCGGCCACTGGCCGGCAAGGTGGTCGAGGGGTACTGGCGCAAATTGCCGGACGACGCCGACCACCCGGTCTTCGCGCTCACCCCGACCGTGTGA
- the ccsB gene encoding c-type cytochrome biogenesis protein CcsB, with protein MSTTIDLGLARYSDWAFTSSVLVLVGALLLLAVELAYSRSRRSESRELVTAGSGSVTPDSVTPGVVTDPPRRPFDERIGTSGVALVYVGIALLLGCIVLRGLSTSRVPWGNMYEFINLTCFCGLVAAAVVLRRPQYRSLWVFVLVPVLILLTVSGKWLYSHAAPVMPALQSYWLPIHVSVVSLGSGVFLVAGVASILFLVKMSRLGQPGRSDLAGRIVSKLPDAQTLDRIAYRTTIFAFPVFGFGVIFGAIWAEEAWGRYWGWDPKETVSFIAWVVYAAYLHARSTAGWRDRKAAWINIVGFVAMVFNLFFINLVTVGLHSYAGVG; from the coding sequence ATGAGCACCACCATCGACCTCGGATTGGCCCGTTACTCCGACTGGGCGTTCACGTCGTCGGTGCTGGTCCTCGTCGGCGCGCTGCTGTTGTTGGCCGTCGAACTGGCCTACAGCCGTAGCCGCCGCAGCGAGTCCCGCGAACTCGTCACCGCGGGGTCCGGTTCGGTCACCCCGGACAGCGTCACCCCCGGTGTCGTCACCGACCCCCCGCGGCGTCCCTTCGACGAGCGGATCGGGACGTCCGGGGTGGCGCTGGTGTACGTCGGGATCGCGCTGCTGCTGGGTTGCATCGTCTTGCGCGGCCTGTCCACCTCGCGGGTGCCGTGGGGCAACATGTACGAGTTCATCAACCTGACCTGCTTCTGCGGTCTGGTCGCGGCCGCGGTCGTGCTGCGTCGGCCGCAGTACCGCTCGCTGTGGGTGTTCGTGCTGGTGCCGGTGCTGATCCTGCTGACGGTGTCCGGCAAGTGGCTCTACTCGCACGCCGCGCCGGTGATGCCCGCGCTGCAGTCGTACTGGTTGCCCATCCACGTCTCGGTGGTCAGTCTGGGTTCGGGGGTGTTCCTGGTCGCGGGCGTGGCCAGCATCCTGTTCCTGGTGAAGATGTCCCGGCTGGGGCAGCCCGGACGCTCCGATCTGGCCGGCCGCATCGTGTCCAAGCTGCCGGATGCCCAGACGCTGGACCGGATCGCCTACCGGACAACGATCTTCGCGTTCCCGGTGTTCGGGTTCGGCGTGATCTTCGGCGCGATCTGGGCTGAGGAGGCCTGGGGTCGGTACTGGGGCTGGGACCCCAAGGAGACGGTCTCGTTCATCGCGTGGGTGGTGTACGCGGCCTACCTGCATGCGCGTTCCACGGCCGGATGGCGGGACCGCAAGGCGGCCTGGATCAACATCGTCGGCTTCGTCGCGATGGTGTTCAACCTGTTCTTCATCAATCTGGTGACCGTCGGTCTGCACTCCTACGCCGGGGTGGGCTGA
- a CDS encoding cytochrome c biogenesis CcdA family protein has protein sequence MNPDQLDQLTTGGPLLLAAMVSVLAGLVSFASPCVVPLVPGYLSYLAAVVGVDGSATAPAGSRVAVRGARLRVAGAAALFVAGFTAVFVLGTVAVLGMTTTLITNQLLLQRIGGVVTIFMGLVFIGLVPALQRDTRFAPRQFSTLGGAPLLGAVFALGWTPCLGPTLTGVIAVASATEGSNVARGVALVLAYCLGLGIPFVLLAFGSARAVSGLGWLRRHTRAIQVFGGVLLILVGAALVSGLWNEFVSWVRDAFVSDVRLPI, from the coding sequence GTGAACCCCGATCAGCTCGACCAACTGACCACCGGCGGTCCGCTGTTGCTGGCCGCGATGGTCAGTGTGCTGGCCGGGCTGGTGTCGTTCGCGTCGCCGTGCGTCGTTCCGCTGGTGCCGGGGTACCTGTCCTATCTCGCGGCGGTGGTCGGGGTGGACGGATCGGCCACCGCGCCGGCGGGCAGCCGGGTGGCGGTGCGGGGAGCGCGGCTGCGGGTGGCCGGGGCGGCGGCGCTGTTCGTGGCGGGCTTCACCGCGGTGTTCGTTCTCGGCACCGTCGCGGTGCTCGGCATGACGACCACTCTGATCACCAATCAGCTTCTGCTGCAACGTATCGGCGGTGTGGTCACGATCTTCATGGGTCTGGTATTCATCGGGCTGGTGCCCGCACTGCAGCGCGACACCCGGTTCGCGCCCCGTCAGTTCTCCACGCTGGGCGGGGCGCCGCTACTCGGCGCGGTGTTCGCGCTGGGCTGGACGCCGTGCCTGGGCCCCACGCTGACCGGCGTGATCGCGGTGGCCTCGGCCACCGAGGGCAGCAACGTCGCCCGCGGGGTGGCGCTGGTGCTGGCGTACTGCCTGGGGCTGGGCATCCCGTTCGTGTTGCTGGCCTTCGGTTCGGCGCGCGCGGTGTCCGGGCTGGGCTGGCTGCGCCGCCACACCCGCGCGATCCAGGTGTTCGGCGGGGTGCTGCTGATCCTGGTCGGCGCGGCCCTGGTGAGCGGCCTGTGGAACGAGTTCGTGTCCTGGGTGCGCGACGCGTTCGTCTCCGACGTCAGGCTGCCGATCTGA
- a CDS encoding TlpA disulfide reductase family protein encodes MAVAALTGCSTGSDAVAQGGTFEFVAPGGQTDIFYDPPADRGRPGPLAGPDLMDTDRTISLDDFAGKVVVINVWGQWCAPCRTEISQLQQVYEATRDQGVAFLGIDVRDNNIDAPRDFVVDRGVTFPSIYDPAMRTMIAFGGRYPTTVIPSTVVLDRQHRVAAVFLRELLAEDLQPVVERLAAEQ; translated from the coding sequence ATGGCCGTGGCCGCGTTGACCGGCTGCTCCACCGGCAGCGACGCCGTCGCCCAGGGCGGCACGTTCGAGTTCGTCGCTCCCGGCGGGCAGACCGACATCTTCTACGACCCGCCCGCGGATCGGGGCCGGCCCGGCCCGCTGGCGGGACCGGATCTGATGGACACCGATCGCACCATCTCGCTCGACGACTTCGCCGGCAAGGTGGTCGTCATCAACGTATGGGGCCAGTGGTGTGCACCGTGTCGCACCGAGATCTCACAACTGCAGCAGGTGTACGAGGCGACCCGCGACCAGGGCGTCGCGTTCCTCGGGATCGACGTGCGGGACAACAACATCGACGCGCCGCGTGACTTCGTCGTGGATCGCGGCGTGACGTTTCCGTCGATCTACGACCCGGCGATGCGCACGATGATCGCTTTCGGGGGGCGCTATCCCACCACGGTGATCCCGTCCACCGTCGTGCTCGACCGCCAGCACCGGGTCGCGGCGGTGTTCCTGCGGGAACTGCTCGCCGAGGACCTGCAGCCCGTCGTCGAACGCCTGGCGGCCGAGCAGTGA
- a CDS encoding DUF1254 domain-containing protein: MKPENSAAAVQRTVTPRTGDAPRWLPALTVATGMACALIGGQGVAWASPDDTEGAASSVSRPSTGDTAPGRSRGPRAADAPSSSDSEQSGSRPNRRERAAEDTETLSEKQAADEVASEEVSAAEPEDQDEGADAAEAEAEDAAAADLQDDTDGAGSDATLPADSDLPPKSAADPDRQDIPSTGDEKASAEHDQRSERERRSAPRMAEVSDGTDDSTNTGETNDSDTAIDTQGSTLHMSEESAESEPQPLRDRVSSKNVDDEQNPATTPPAASTPATTLAVSSPPLVTYKSVVADIMAWVGLGRWATDLPGPGLPLPRLLASAWLVVRESQYKRNNQRPAADPTAATTLNPDGAVIGELNATDFEDDSLTYTVTGTPTHGTVVVDEDGNFTYVPDVPDGSAVIDQFTVTIDDTVGNPAHYYGLLGLAGVLKAPTVTVHVTVTSLGDVSIAPPPRPLEAALLAAQAYLYGYPLLETERLQDEAPGTNTLIALTSYVDPEQRLVVAPNVDTLYTLAYLDLSEGPVVLSHPDMADRYFGFQLMDPYTNVVGYIGSRTTGSEAASYAIVWEDGPQGEIPPDAEAIVVPYADIWLLGRTAAGDEADQQEAVALMRQYTITAPGEPPTYPIEDFDTTTSAPLPTGIDALDAISAAMVASPPPTDDADKLAELARVGVGPGLEVSDADLSPASQWAAQAAVRTISALLGPLVSVAQYAMAARNDGWASPDPAIGDYGTDYLLRAGVAKIGLGANTPEEAYYATAFLDENLRRLNGRHSYQLHFEPGQEPPADAFWSITVYDSDGFLVPNEQEIYAVSSTGSGDLVYQEDGSIDIVFSQEDPQDPTVNWIPVPDGAFRVYLRVYVPQDAVLEGDWVAPGIERI; encoded by the coding sequence GTGAAACCCGAGAACAGCGCCGCTGCGGTGCAGCGGACCGTCACACCCCGCACCGGCGATGCGCCACGCTGGCTGCCCGCGTTGACGGTGGCCACGGGCATGGCGTGTGCGCTGATCGGCGGCCAAGGGGTCGCTTGGGCATCCCCCGACGACACCGAGGGTGCCGCGAGCTCGGTATCGCGTCCGTCCACCGGCGACACCGCGCCCGGCCGGTCCCGCGGGCCCCGCGCCGCAGACGCGCCGTCGTCGAGCGATTCCGAACAGTCGGGGTCCCGGCCGAATCGACGAGAGCGCGCCGCGGAGGACACCGAAACCCTCTCGGAGAAGCAGGCCGCAGACGAGGTCGCGTCCGAGGAAGTGAGCGCAGCCGAGCCTGAAGATCAGGACGAGGGCGCAGACGCAGCCGAGGCCGAGGCCGAGGACGCAGCCGCAGCCGACCTCCAGGACGACACCGACGGGGCGGGGTCCGATGCGACTCTGCCGGCGGATTCCGATCTGCCGCCGAAATCCGCCGCCGACCCCGATAGGCAGGACATCCCCTCGACCGGCGACGAGAAGGCCTCTGCAGAGCACGACCAGCGCAGCGAGCGCGAACGGCGGTCGGCGCCGCGCATGGCCGAAGTCTCAGACGGGACAGACGATTCGACCAACACCGGCGAGACCAACGATTCAGACACCGCAATCGACACACAGGGATCTACGCTGCACATGTCCGAGGAGTCCGCCGAGTCTGAACCGCAGCCACTGCGTGATCGAGTGTCGTCGAAAAACGTTGACGACGAACAGAACCCGGCTACCACGCCGCCAGCAGCCAGCACACCGGCGACGACCCTCGCCGTGTCGAGCCCGCCTTTGGTGACCTACAAGAGTGTCGTCGCCGACATCATGGCCTGGGTGGGGCTGGGACGATGGGCGACCGACCTGCCCGGGCCCGGGTTGCCGCTGCCGCGCCTGCTGGCGTCGGCGTGGCTGGTGGTGCGCGAATCGCAGTACAAGCGGAACAACCAGCGGCCCGCCGCCGACCCCACCGCTGCGACCACACTGAATCCCGACGGCGCAGTCATCGGCGAGCTGAATGCGACCGACTTCGAGGACGACTCGCTGACCTATACGGTCACCGGCACCCCCACCCACGGCACCGTCGTCGTCGACGAAGACGGCAACTTCACCTACGTCCCCGACGTTCCGGACGGGTCTGCGGTGATCGACCAGTTCACCGTCACGATCGACGACACCGTGGGCAACCCGGCGCACTACTACGGACTGCTCGGCCTGGCTGGTGTTCTCAAGGCGCCGACGGTGACCGTCCACGTCACCGTGACCTCGCTCGGAGATGTGAGCATCGCCCCGCCACCCCGACCGCTCGAGGCGGCCTTGCTGGCCGCCCAGGCCTACCTCTACGGCTACCCGCTGCTGGAAACCGAGCGCCTGCAGGACGAAGCCCCGGGCACCAACACGTTGATCGCCCTGACCAGCTACGTCGACCCCGAGCAGCGTCTGGTCGTCGCACCCAACGTGGACACCCTCTACACGCTGGCCTACCTCGACCTGAGCGAAGGACCGGTGGTGCTGTCGCATCCCGACATGGCGGACCGCTACTTCGGTTTCCAGCTGATGGACCCCTACACCAACGTGGTCGGCTATATCGGTTCGCGGACAACGGGTTCCGAGGCGGCGAGTTACGCAATCGTCTGGGAGGACGGCCCGCAAGGAGAGATCCCGCCCGATGCGGAGGCCATCGTCGTGCCCTACGCCGACATCTGGCTGCTGGGCAGAACCGCCGCCGGTGACGAAGCCGACCAGCAGGAAGCCGTGGCGCTGATGCGCCAGTACACCATCACCGCGCCCGGCGAGCCGCCGACCTATCCGATCGAGGACTTCGACACCACCACCTCAGCGCCGCTGCCGACCGGGATCGACGCGCTCGACGCGATCAGCGCGGCGATGGTCGCCAGCCCGCCCCCCACCGACGATGCCGACAAGCTCGCCGAGCTGGCCCGGGTCGGAGTCGGGCCCGGACTGGAGGTTTCTGACGCCGATCTCAGCCCGGCGTCGCAGTGGGCCGCGCAGGCGGCTGTGCGGACGATCTCGGCGCTCCTGGGTCCCCTGGTGAGCGTGGCTCAATACGCCATGGCGGCGCGCAACGACGGGTGGGCGTCCCCGGATCCTGCGATCGGCGACTACGGAACCGACTACCTGCTGCGGGCCGGGGTGGCCAAGATCGGGCTGGGTGCCAACACTCCCGAGGAGGCGTATTACGCCACCGCATTCCTCGACGAGAATCTGCGCCGACTGAACGGCCGTCACTCCTATCAGCTGCATTTCGAACCCGGCCAGGAGCCGCCGGCCGACGCGTTCTGGTCCATCACCGTGTACGACTCCGACGGATTCCTGGTGCCCAACGAGCAGGAGATCTACGCCGTCAGCAGCACAGGCTCGGGCGACCTGGTCTACCAGGAAGACGGTTCGATCGACATCGTCTTCTCCCAAGAGGACCCGCAGGACCCGACAGTCAACTGGATCCCGGTGCCGGACGGCGCTTTCCGCGTCTACCTACGCGTCTATGTTCCGCAGGACGCGGTGCTCGAGGGCGACTGGGTGGCGCCGGGCATCGAGCGGATCTGA
- a CDS encoding nitroreductase family deazaflavin-dependent oxidoreductase yields the protein MQLPQWLARFNRHVTNPIQRMWAGWAPTMGILTHVGRRSGRPYRTPLTVFSTQDGVAVLLTYGPDRDWLKNITAAGGGTMRRHGRSFPVTDPQVVSRDEAAAAVTGVMRAVFTRLPFESAVLLRRG from the coding sequence ATGCAACTGCCGCAATGGCTGGCGCGGTTCAATCGGCACGTGACGAACCCCATCCAGCGGATGTGGGCGGGGTGGGCGCCGACCATGGGCATCCTCACCCACGTCGGACGCCGGTCCGGGCGGCCGTACCGCACCCCGCTGACGGTGTTCAGCACCCAGGACGGGGTGGCTGTCCTGCTGACCTACGGCCCGGACCGGGACTGGCTGAAGAACATCACCGCCGCCGGCGGGGGCACGATGCGCCGCCACGGCCGCAGCTTCCCGGTCACCGATCCTCAGGTGGTGTCTCGCGACGAGGCGGCTGCGGCGGTCACCGGGGTGATGCGTGCGGTATTCACCCGCCTGCCGTTCGAGTCGGCGGTGCTGCTGCGGCGGGGATGA
- a CDS encoding histidine phosphatase family protein produces the protein MTEQTVVHVMRHGEVHNPDKILYGRLPDYHLSERGRAQAQAVADWLAARDITHVVASPLERAQETAAPIAQRHGLMIGTDDELIESTNVFQGQRVSPGDGALRDPRNWWHLRNPRTPSWGEPYRQIAARMTRAVLRARADAAGHEAVCVSHQLPVETLRRAMTGAALHHFPTKRMCNLASVTSFYFHDDACVGWGYAELLGQ, from the coding sequence ATGACCGAACAGACGGTGGTGCACGTGATGCGCCACGGCGAGGTGCACAACCCGGACAAGATCCTCTACGGCCGCCTGCCCGACTATCACCTCTCCGAGCGGGGTCGCGCCCAGGCGCAGGCCGTCGCCGACTGGCTGGCTGCCCGCGACATCACCCACGTGGTGGCCTCACCGCTCGAACGCGCCCAGGAGACCGCGGCGCCGATCGCGCAGCGGCACGGTCTGATGATCGGCACCGATGACGAACTGATCGAGTCCACCAACGTCTTCCAGGGCCAGCGGGTCTCGCCGGGCGACGGAGCGCTGCGCGACCCCCGCAACTGGTGGCATCTGCGCAACCCACGGACCCCGTCCTGGGGTGAGCCGTACCGTCAGATCGCCGCGCGGATGACGCGCGCGGTGCTGCGGGCCCGGGCCGACGCCGCCGGGCACGAGGCCGTGTGTGTCAGCCACCAGTTGCCGGTCGAGACGCTGCGACGCGCGATGACGGGCGCTGCGCTGCACCACTTCCCGACCAAACGGATGTGCAACCTGGCCTCGGTGACGTCGTTCTACTTCCACGACGACGCCTGCGTGGGGTGGGGGTACGCGGAGTTGTTAGGGCAGTGA
- a CDS encoding TetR/AcrR family transcriptional regulator has protein sequence MPESEPGAQPLPRGRHKLSKSEVLESQRQRLLVAMEELVNENGYAGASVPKVAKRARVTDRAFYALFEDKAACFIATCERHGDQLRDLLEASVQQIEAAEDPMAAFDAGLHMYLQWWMDRPAGARAFFVDILVVGDRAFASRDRRASMFADALRRIAVVLRRRVGIAGEPQDIDAVAAAALASELVARYVRAGRVAELPLLHPDLRRVLLLLLLAPAQDAN, from the coding sequence GTGCCCGAGTCTGAGCCCGGAGCGCAGCCGTTGCCGCGCGGACGGCACAAGCTCAGCAAGTCCGAGGTCCTCGAATCCCAGCGCCAGCGCCTGCTCGTCGCGATGGAGGAACTGGTCAACGAGAACGGATATGCCGGCGCCAGCGTGCCCAAGGTGGCCAAGCGGGCGCGCGTCACCGACCGGGCCTTCTATGCGTTGTTCGAGGACAAGGCGGCCTGCTTCATCGCCACCTGCGAACGTCACGGGGATCAGCTTCGCGATCTCCTCGAGGCGTCCGTGCAACAGATCGAAGCCGCCGAGGACCCCATGGCGGCCTTCGACGCCGGGCTGCACATGTATCTGCAGTGGTGGATGGATCGGCCCGCCGGTGCCCGCGCATTCTTCGTCGACATCCTCGTCGTCGGCGACCGGGCCTTCGCCTCGCGCGACCGGCGCGCGAGCATGTTCGCCGATGCACTGCGCCGGATCGCGGTAGTACTGCGTCGCCGGGTCGGCATCGCCGGAGAACCGCAGGACATCGACGCGGTGGCTGCGGCCGCGCTGGCCAGCGAGCTCGTCGCGCGGTACGTACGGGCCGGTCGCGTCGCCGAACTACCGCTGCTGCATCCGGATCTGCGGCGGGTGCTGCTGCTGTTGCTGTTGGCGCCGGCGCAGGACGCCAACTGA
- the hemL gene encoding glutamate-1-semialdehyde 2,1-aminomutase, whose product MSSTDMSAKLFAEACDVIPGGVNSPVRAFASVGGTPRFITSAKGCWLTDADDNRYVDLVCSWGPMILGHAHPAVVEAVQRVAVDGLSFGAPTPSESELAREIVDRVGPVEKLRLVNSGTEATMSAIRLARGYTGRAKIVKFAGCYHGHSDALLADAGSGVATLGLPSSPGVTGAAAADTIVVPYNNVAAVEDVFDRFGDEIACLITEASPGNMGAVPPLPGFNDALRRITAAHGALLVVDEVMTGFRVSRSGWYGLEPVEADLFTFGKVMSGGLPAAAFGGRAEVMGRLAPLGPVYQAGTLSGNPVAMAAGLATLRAADADVYAKLDANADRLTGLITEALTSAGVAHRISRAGNMFSVFFSDEPVVDFASARATDIWRFPAFFHGLLDAGVYAPPSAFEAWFVSAALDDDAFDHIAAALPGAARAAALATEPA is encoded by the coding sequence ATGAGCAGTACCGACATGTCGGCCAAGTTGTTCGCCGAGGCCTGTGACGTCATCCCGGGCGGGGTGAACTCGCCGGTGCGGGCCTTCGCTTCGGTGGGCGGCACCCCCCGGTTCATCACCTCGGCCAAGGGCTGCTGGCTGACCGACGCCGACGACAACCGCTACGTCGACCTGGTGTGCTCGTGGGGCCCGATGATCCTGGGTCACGCGCACCCCGCCGTCGTCGAGGCGGTGCAGCGGGTCGCCGTCGACGGGCTGTCGTTCGGCGCACCGACACCCTCGGAGTCCGAACTGGCCCGCGAGATCGTCGACCGGGTCGGCCCGGTCGAGAAACTGAGGCTGGTCAACTCCGGCACCGAAGCCACCATGAGCGCGATCCGGCTGGCCCGCGGGTACACCGGCCGGGCCAAGATCGTGAAGTTCGCCGGCTGCTATCACGGTCACAGCGACGCGTTGCTGGCCGACGCCGGCTCGGGGGTGGCCACGTTGGGGCTGCCCTCTTCGCCGGGGGTGACCGGCGCCGCAGCCGCCGACACCATCGTCGTGCCGTACAACAACGTGGCCGCCGTCGAGGACGTCTTCGACCGGTTCGGCGACGAGATCGCCTGCCTGATCACCGAGGCGAGCCCGGGCAACATGGGCGCGGTGCCGCCGCTGCCCGGCTTCAACGACGCGCTGCGCCGCATCACCGCCGCGCACGGGGCCCTGCTGGTCGTCGACGAGGTGATGACCGGGTTCCGGGTCAGCCGATCGGGCTGGTACGGCCTGGAACCGGTCGAGGCCGACCTGTTCACGTTCGGCAAGGTGATGAGCGGCGGGCTGCCCGCGGCGGCGTTCGGCGGCCGCGCCGAGGTGATGGGGCGCCTGGCGCCGCTGGGTCCGGTGTACCAGGCGGGCACGTTGTCCGGGAATCCGGTGGCGATGGCCGCCGGGCTGGCCACTCTGCGCGCCGCCGACGCCGACGTGTACGCCAAGCTCGACGCCAACGCCGACCGGCTCACCGGGCTCATCACAGAGGCGCTCACCTCCGCCGGTGTCGCTCATCGGATCTCGCGCGCGGGCAACATGTTCAGCGTGTTCTTCTCCGACGAGCCGGTCGTCGACTTCGCCTCCGCGCGGGCCACCGACATCTGGCGCTTCCCAGCGTTCTTCCACGGGCTGCTCGACGCGGGCGTCTACGCACCGCCGAGCGCCTTCGAGGCGTGGTTCGTGTCGGCGGCGCTGGACGACGACGCGTTCGACCACATCGCCGCAGCGCTGCCGGGTGCCGCGCGCGCTGCGGCGCTGGCGACGGAGCCGGCATGA
- the resB gene encoding cytochrome c biogenesis protein ResB has protein sequence MARPVALLRSTWRTLTSMGTALVLLFLLALAAIPGALLPQRNLNEAKVAEYIAEHPTLGPWLDRVQAFDVFSSFWFTAIYVLLFISLVGCLTPRMVEHVRSLRATPVPAPRNLGRLPKHHTGEVAGEAEDIPALVGAAEGELPGWRKVTRREGSGTGAAPAATSGTGAAPAATPGTEISAEKGYLREFGNIVFHFSLLGLLVAIAAGKMFSYEGNVIVVADGGPGFCSASPAAFDSFRAGNTVDGTSLYPMCVRVNDFQATYLDSGQAVSYQADIEYQAGDDLASGGWQPYLLKVNEPLRVGGDRVYLQGHGYAPTFTVTFPDGQTRTQTLQWRPDDQITMLSSGAMRFDPPGGTYTDEWQRRQNQIAIQGLFAPTEQLDGTLLSSSFPAMNDPAVAVDIYRGDTGLDTGRPQSLFSLDPRMIDQGRLTKVARVNLREGQDTRLDDGTVVRFDGATPFVNLQVSHDPAQIWVLVFAMTMMGGLLVSLIVRRRRVWLRLVPGPEGTVNVEFGGLARTDNSGWGDEFERLTERVLSAMQSAERARRPERLQKKAEHP, from the coding sequence ATGGCCCGGCCCGTCGCGCTGCTGCGCAGCACCTGGCGCACCCTGACCTCGATGGGCACCGCGCTGGTGCTGCTGTTCCTGTTGGCGCTGGCCGCCATTCCCGGTGCGCTGCTGCCGCAACGCAACCTCAACGAGGCCAAGGTCGCCGAATACATCGCCGAGCACCCCACGCTCGGACCGTGGCTGGACCGGGTGCAGGCCTTCGACGTGTTCTCCAGTTTCTGGTTCACGGCCATCTACGTGCTGCTGTTCATCTCGCTGGTGGGATGTCTGACCCCGCGGATGGTCGAGCACGTGCGCAGCCTGCGTGCCACGCCGGTGCCCGCGCCGCGCAACCTGGGCCGGCTGCCCAAGCACCACACCGGCGAGGTCGCCGGCGAAGCGGAGGACATCCCGGCGCTGGTCGGGGCCGCCGAGGGGGAGTTGCCGGGATGGCGCAAGGTCACCCGCCGAGAAGGCTCCGGGACCGGAGCCGCCCCGGCGGCGACATCTGGCACCGGAGCCGCCCCGGCGGCGACACCTGGTACGGAGATCTCCGCCGAGAAGGGGTATCTGCGCGAGTTCGGCAACATCGTCTTCCACTTCTCGCTGCTGGGCCTGTTGGTCGCCATCGCCGCGGGCAAGATGTTCAGCTACGAGGGCAACGTCATCGTCGTCGCCGACGGCGGCCCCGGGTTCTGCTCGGCGTCACCGGCGGCCTTCGACTCGTTCCGCGCGGGTAACACCGTCGACGGCACGTCGCTGTACCCGATGTGCGTGCGGGTCAACGACTTCCAGGCCACTTATCTGGATTCCGGGCAGGCCGTGTCCTATCAGGCCGACATCGAGTACCAGGCCGGTGACGACCTCGCCTCCGGCGGTTGGCAGCCGTACCTGCTGAAGGTCAACGAGCCGCTCCGTGTCGGCGGGGATCGCGTCTACCTGCAGGGACACGGATATGCGCCGACGTTCACCGTCACGTTCCCCGACGGCCAGACCCGCACGCAGACGCTGCAGTGGCGCCCCGACGACCAGATCACCATGCTGTCGTCGGGGGCGATGCGGTTCGACCCGCCGGGCGGCACCTACACCGACGAGTGGCAGCGCCGGCAGAACCAGATCGCCATCCAGGGCCTGTTCGCACCGACCGAGCAGCTCGACGGCACGCTGTTGTCCTCCAGCTTTCCCGCGATGAACGATCCGGCCGTCGCCGTGGACATCTACCGCGGTGACACCGGGCTGGACACGGGCCGGCCCCAGTCGCTGTTCTCGCTGGACCCCCGGATGATCGACCAGGGTCGGCTGACCAAGGTGGCCCGGGTCAACCTGCGCGAAGGTCAGGACACCCGCCTGGACGACGGGACGGTGGTGCGCTTCGACGGCGCGACGCCGTTCGTGAACCTGCAGGTGTCCCACGATCCCGCCCAGATCTGGGTGTTGGTGTTCGCGATGACCATGATGGGCGGGCTGCTGGTGTCGCTCATCGTGCGACGTCGACGCGTCTGGCTGCGGCTGGTTCCAGGCCCGGAAGGTACGGTGAACGTCGAGTTCGGTGGTCTGGCCCGGACCGACAACTCCGGCTGGGGCGATGAGTTCGAGCGGCTGACGGAGCGTGTGCTGTCCGCCATGCAGTCGGCGGAGCGGGCCCGGCGTCCGGAACGGCTACAGAAGAAGGCAGAGCATCCATGA